One Roseburia rectibacter DNA window includes the following coding sequences:
- a CDS encoding homocysteine S-methyltransferase family protein, which yields MTREAFRELVKNGPVLLDGATGTNLQKAGMPVGVCPEQWILENSEVLVNLQKQYVEAGTDILFAPTFTASRIKLKEYGLEDHLEEMNRKLVALSKEAAKGTDALVAGDLTMTGEQLYPLGDLMFEDLVNVYKEQAKIIADAGADLFVVETMMSLQECRAAVLAIREVCDLPIMVSLTYNEDGRTLYGTDPVTAVVVMQSLGADAVGMNCSTGPEAMLEPIAKMAEYATIPLLAKPNAGMPELIDGQTVFNVEPEEFAEVGKKLVEEGAAIIGGCCGTTPEHIRALKQAVKDIPVKAPLQTKRRMLTSERKSVEITLDGRFMVIGERINPTGKKKLQAELKEGSLNLVRTMALEQEENGASILDINMGMNGIDEKEMMLRTIYEVTSTVDCPLCIDSSHVDIIEAALRIYPGRALINSISLEKEKFEKLLPIAKKYGAMFILLPLSDEGLPKDSAEKHGIIRTIMDEAVRIGMAKEDIIVDGLVATIGANPNAALECFETFSYCKNELELPTACGLSNISFGLPERTYVNTAFLTMAIANGLTMAIANPSQELLMNAAFASDMLLNKKESDIRYIERMNFLSEKYAGMERVMVQKTPTDASASGETKKESAGSGVFQAVLKGNKEHVLDEVKKMLDDGAKPDEIINEHLIAAINEVGELFDKKKYFLPQLISSANTMKLAIEYLEPMLERSNTEAMATIVVATVEGDIHDIGKNLVVLMLKNYGYHVIDLGKDVPADVIVDTAMKERAKVIGLSALMTTTMMRMKDVVELAKEKGCTAKIVIGGAAITESFSDEIGADGYSKDAAECVKLVERLLA from the coding sequence ATGACAAGAGAAGCGTTTAGAGAGCTGGTAAAAAATGGTCCGGTACTGCTTGATGGTGCGACAGGAACGAATTTACAGAAAGCAGGAATGCCGGTCGGAGTATGTCCGGAGCAGTGGATTCTGGAAAATTCAGAAGTACTGGTTAATCTGCAGAAACAGTATGTGGAGGCAGGCACAGATATTTTATTTGCTCCGACTTTTACCGCGAGCAGGATCAAGTTAAAAGAATACGGTTTAGAAGATCATTTAGAGGAGATGAACCGTAAGCTGGTCGCATTGTCAAAAGAAGCTGCAAAAGGTACGGATGCGCTGGTTGCCGGAGATCTTACCATGACAGGAGAACAGCTTTACCCGTTAGGAGATCTGATGTTTGAAGACCTGGTGAATGTTTATAAAGAACAGGCAAAGATCATCGCAGATGCAGGGGCTGACCTTTTTGTAGTTGAGACGATGATGAGCCTGCAGGAATGCCGTGCGGCGGTACTTGCGATCCGGGAAGTGTGTGATCTGCCGATTATGGTTTCACTGACCTACAATGAAGACGGAAGAACACTCTACGGAACTGATCCGGTTACAGCGGTTGTTGTGATGCAGAGTCTTGGTGCGGATGCGGTCGGGATGAACTGTTCAACCGGACCGGAGGCTATGTTAGAACCGATCGCAAAAATGGCAGAGTACGCAACGATACCGCTTCTTGCGAAACCGAATGCCGGCATGCCGGAGTTGATCGATGGTCAGACCGTTTTTAATGTAGAACCGGAAGAATTTGCCGAAGTCGGGAAAAAGTTAGTCGAAGAGGGAGCAGCCATCATTGGAGGATGCTGTGGAACAACACCGGAACATATCCGTGCTTTAAAGCAGGCAGTAAAGGATATTCCGGTCAAAGCACCGCTTCAGACAAAGAGAAGAATGCTGACTTCAGAACGCAAATCAGTGGAGATCACACTCGATGGACGTTTTATGGTCATTGGAGAGCGCATTAACCCGACCGGAAAGAAAAAGCTGCAGGCTGAGTTAAAAGAAGGTTCTTTAAATCTTGTCCGCACGATGGCATTAGAGCAGGAAGAAAACGGAGCGTCGATCCTTGATATCAATATGGGTATGAATGGTATTGATGAGAAAGAAATGATGCTGCGTACCATATATGAGGTAACTTCAACGGTGGACTGCCCGCTTTGTATTGATTCCAGCCACGTAGATATTATTGAGGCTGCACTTCGTATTTATCCGGGACGTGCACTTATCAACTCAATATCACTGGAAAAAGAAAAGTTTGAAAAACTCCTTCCAATTGCAAAGAAATATGGTGCAATGTTTATCCTGCTTCCTCTCTCAGATGAGGGGCTGCCGAAAGATTCTGCAGAGAAACATGGAATTATCCGCACGATCATGGATGAGGCAGTCAGAATTGGTATGGCAAAAGAAGATATCATTGTGGACGGACTGGTTGCCACGATCGGGGCAAATCCAAATGCCGCATTAGAATGTTTTGAGACTTTTTCTTATTGCAAAAATGAACTGGAACTTCCAACGGCGTGTGGACTTTCCAATATTTCATTTGGACTGCCTGAGCGTACTTATGTCAATACGGCATTTCTTACGATGGCGATCGCAAACGGACTTACGATGGCGATCGCAAATCCGTCTCAGGAACTTCTGATGAATGCTGCGTTTGCATCTGATATGCTTTTAAATAAGAAGGAAAGTGATATCCGTTATATTGAAAGGATGAACTTTTTATCAGAAAAATATGCCGGCATGGAACGGGTGATGGTTCAAAAGACTCCGACAGATGCATCTGCGAGTGGTGAGACCAAAAAGGAGAGTGCAGGAAGCGGCGTATTTCAGGCAGTTTTAAAGGGAAATAAAGAGCATGTGTTAGATGAAGTAAAAAAGATGTTAGATGACGGTGCAAAACCGGATGAAATTATCAATGAACATCTGATCGCTGCGATCAATGAAGTGGGAGAACTATTTGATAAAAAGAAATATTTTCTGCCACAGCTTATTTCTTCCGCCAATACGATGAAACTTGCAATCGAATATTTAGAGCCGATGTTAGAGCGCAGCAATACTGAGGCAATGGCAACGATCGTTGTAGCAACTGTTGAGGGGGATATTCATGATATCGGCAAGAATCTGGTGGTTCTGATGCTGAAAAATTACGGGTATCATGTGATCGACCTTGGCAAGGATGTTCCGGCAGATGTGATCGTGGATACTGCAATGAAAGAGCGCGCAAAGGTAATAGGCCTTTCTGCACTGATGACGACCACGATGATGCGGATGAAAGATGTTGTGGAACTTGCAAAAGAGAAAGGATGCACGGCGAAGATCGTGATCGGAGGAGCGGCGATCACAGAGAGCTTTTCAGATGAGATCGGAGCGGATGGATATTCCAAAGATGCAGCGGAATGTGTGAAACTGGTGGAACGGTTACTGGCATAA
- the ispF gene encoding 2-C-methyl-D-erythritol 2,4-cyclodiphosphate synthase, which yields MRVGMGYDVHKLVAGRDLIIGGVKIPHTLGLLGHSDADVLLHAIMDALLGAAALGDIGKHFPDTDPKYEGISSIKLLEHVAELIAEKGYIVENIDATIIAQKPKMRPHIEQMEKNIAEALKISEDQINVKATTEEGLGFTGTEQGISAQAVCALTTIYENSVSVADSAGGCAGCPGRACGR from the coding sequence ATGCGTGTAGGAATGGGATATGATGTTCACAAATTAGTTGCGGGAAGAGACCTGATTATTGGCGGGGTAAAGATTCCGCATACATTAGGGCTTTTGGGACACTCGGATGCAGATGTTTTACTTCATGCTATTATGGATGCTCTGCTTGGTGCAGCAGCTCTTGGTGATATTGGAAAACATTTTCCGGACACTGATCCGAAATATGAAGGAATTTCAAGTATTAAATTACTTGAACATGTGGCAGAACTGATTGCAGAAAAAGGTTATATCGTGGAAAATATTGATGCGACGATCATTGCACAGAAGCCGAAGATGCGTCCGCATATTGAACAGATGGAGAAAAATATTGCAGAAGCACTTAAGATATCAGAAGACCAGATAAATGTGAAGGCAACAACAGAAGAAGGACTGGGATTTACCGGAACAGAACAGGGAATTTCTGCGCAGGCAGTCTGTGCATTGACAACGATCTATGAGAACAGCGTCAGTGTGGCTGATTCTGCCGGAGGCTGTGCGGGATGTCCGGGACGTGCCTGTGGGAGATAA
- a CDS encoding helix-turn-helix domain-containing protein has protein sequence MNSVDRVKELCKEYKIPVSRLEKELGFSNGYISQLRKGSFPASRLMQIADYFHVPVNYLLFGSECMDTNDENHNDISHDLEILKQKLNSQENTPVFYKKKALSKEDAIFFAGLIDLMIQRLQSSNNN, from the coding sequence ATGAATAGTGTGGATCGTGTCAAAGAACTATGTAAAGAATATAAAATTCCTGTCTCCCGTCTTGAAAAAGAACTGGGTTTTTCAAATGGATATATTAGTCAGTTGCGAAAAGGTTCTTTCCCAGCTTCCCGCTTAATGCAAATCGCGGATTACTTTCATGTCCCGGTCAACTATTTACTTTTCGGAAGTGAATGTATGGATACAAATGATGAAAATCACAATGATATTTCCCATGATCTGGAAATTTTAAAACAAAAACTGAATAGTCAGGAAAATACTCCTGTCTTTTATAAGAAAAAAGCTCTTTCCAAAGAAGATGCCATCTTTTTTGCCGGATTGATCGATCTTATGATCCAACGCCTGCAATCTTCTAACAATAACTAA
- a CDS encoding fibronectin type III domain-containing protein, translating into MKKRTIRFCCGVMAAGLLICGIPSGGAEGVTQNHLLWNVAAAAETAVTVSNENEFLSALAQKQKNIVVTGSFSVRGQAEASGQMMPVEIPDGTVITGNNTGSITFSGPIQIMGDGVVIRDIQIGFISTNSMNSVPHREIFLAGHSLTLDNVKTYLPGGGDASLGGFGGTEKELLPTIYAGGYHSNTAVGTKASLTVVNANSDTMFQNIYMGHKASAGERTAYTGSVELNLDADAKVRDIISAEDTTSATLTLSGKQNGYDEISLVEIRGNANTVLTVNNCAVSGVITTGIKDIVLDAGGRLQPKDETAQLNNITLKNGGCLDLTKIIDAQVKGNFTSGGSVAKGKLVLDQNGYVQINGQVSGVTQFQVGSHAISGNLLNEHTYIIAENGTAGNFVLSDKDINNNYSLICKNGMWTAYRNYVPEERELDSIEIKSCPKNVYTGNIPTDITDKTDDAPYLDVIWKDQYGEDYTFDEVANEYDGYGFYNDMILIRSDYWNSDDEDIQQKKDWENPIRLDVDKNESDRYYLIAYGEVKTGKYTLLLCSDPFDDPNTVADVKALKDTVLAEKEIIFTDEPDVSHQHVAGEPVKENEIAATCTQKGSYDKVVYCKDKGCGEELSRENIMVSALGHKKGDTVIENRVEAKVGVEGSYEKVMYCTTCHEELSREKIVIPALKEPDTEEPGTETPAPEPDTEKPGTETPEPDTEKPAHKHSYVLQKTVEATCEKEGEKVYSCTCGESYKEKIAKKSHTPEKKLTPAKPGSNGKNVTVCSVCKTVLQQETINAPKKLKLSKERYVYDGKAKKPAIKVTDNKGKVISSGSYKVSYQNNKNTGKATVTVKFRGNYTGTLKKTFEICPKGTSLTDVKAAKKSFTLKWKKQASQTSGYEIAYATDASFSKKNTKTTVVKGNKTTSKGIKGLKPGKKYYIKIRTYKEIKSGTKKVKIYSDWSNKKSVKTKK; encoded by the coding sequence ATGAAAAAAAGGACGATACGTTTCTGTTGTGGAGTTATGGCTGCGGGCCTGCTGATCTGTGGCATACCGTCTGGGGGAGCAGAGGGAGTAACCCAAAATCATTTGCTGTGGAATGTGGCTGCGGCGGCTGAGACAGCAGTTACAGTGTCGAATGAGAATGAGTTTCTGTCGGCACTTGCACAAAAGCAGAAGAATATTGTTGTAACTGGAAGCTTTTCCGTCAGAGGTCAGGCAGAAGCGAGCGGACAGATGATGCCTGTTGAGATACCGGACGGGACAGTGATTACTGGAAATAATACAGGAAGTATTACGTTCAGCGGACCAATCCAGATCATGGGAGACGGTGTTGTGATCCGGGATATCCAGATTGGTTTTATCTCTACCAATAGTATGAATTCTGTGCCGCATCGTGAGATTTTTCTTGCAGGGCACAGCCTTACACTGGATAATGTAAAAACATATTTGCCGGGAGGAGGGGACGCCAGCCTGGGTGGTTTTGGCGGCACAGAAAAAGAACTTCTTCCAACCATCTATGCAGGAGGATATCACAGTAATACAGCGGTGGGGACGAAAGCGTCACTCACAGTTGTAAATGCAAACAGTGATACAATGTTCCAAAATATCTATATGGGACATAAAGCGTCAGCAGGTGAGAGGACTGCCTATACGGGGAGTGTGGAGTTAAATCTGGACGCAGATGCAAAAGTGCGGGATATTATTTCGGCAGAGGACACAACATCTGCAACACTTACGCTTTCAGGTAAACAAAATGGATATGACGAGATCAGTCTTGTGGAGATCAGGGGAAATGCAAATACAGTATTGACCGTAAACAACTGTGCTGTGTCAGGTGTCATTACAACAGGGATTAAAGATATTGTTTTAGATGCAGGAGGAAGACTGCAGCCGAAAGATGAAACAGCGCAGTTAAACAATATTACATTGAAAAACGGTGGTTGTCTGGATCTTACAAAAATAATAGATGCTCAGGTAAAGGGCAATTTCACAAGTGGTGGCAGTGTGGCAAAGGGAAAGCTTGTTCTTGATCAAAATGGATACGTTCAGATTAATGGACAGGTAAGCGGTGTTACACAGTTCCAGGTGGGAAGTCATGCTATATCTGGTAATCTTTTAAATGAGCATACCTATATCATAGCAGAGAATGGAACAGCAGGAAATTTTGTGTTATCAGATAAAGATATCAATAACAACTACAGCCTGATCTGCAAAAATGGGATGTGGACAGCGTATCGCAATTATGTACCGGAGGAACGTGAACTTGATAGTATCGAGATAAAATCCTGCCCGAAAAATGTTTACACCGGTAATATTCCGACAGACATTACAGATAAAACCGATGATGCACCATATCTGGATGTGATATGGAAGGATCAGTATGGAGAAGATTACACGTTTGATGAAGTTGCAAATGAATATGATGGCTATGGATTTTATAATGATATGATACTGATCCGTTCTGATTACTGGAATAGTGATGATGAAGACATTCAACAAAAAAAGGACTGGGAAAACCCAATCCGTCTGGATGTGGATAAAAATGAGTCAGACCGCTATTATCTGATTGCATATGGTGAAGTGAAAACAGGAAAATACACCTTATTATTATGTTCGGATCCGTTTGATGATCCGAATACTGTGGCAGATGTAAAAGCACTGAAAGATACCGTGTTGGCAGAAAAGGAAATAATATTCACAGATGAACCAGATGTATCGCATCAGCATGTGGCGGGCGAGCCGGTAAAAGAAAACGAGATAGCTGCGACCTGTACCCAAAAAGGAAGCTACGATAAGGTAGTTTATTGTAAGGATAAAGGCTGCGGGGAAGAACTTTCCCGTGAGAATATTATGGTTTCAGCATTAGGGCATAAAAAGGGAGACACTGTCATCGAAAATCGTGTGGAAGCAAAAGTGGGTGTGGAAGGAAGCTATGAAAAAGTAATGTATTGCACCACATGTCATGAGGAGTTAAGCAGAGAAAAAATAGTGATTCCAGCCCTGAAAGAGCCGGATACAGAAGAGCCGGGAACAGAGACACCGGCACCGGAACCGGATACAGAAAAGCCGGGAACAGAGACACCGGAACCGGATACAGAGAAGCCGGCACACAAACACAGTTATGTACTGCAGAAGACCGTAGAGGCAACCTGTGAAAAAGAAGGCGAAAAAGTTTATTCCTGTACCTGCGGGGAAAGCTACAAAGAGAAGATCGCAAAGAAATCCCACACACCGGAGAAGAAGCTGACGCCGGCAAAGCCGGGCAGTAATGGGAAAAATGTGACTGTGTGCAGTGTATGCAAAACAGTGCTGCAGCAGGAGACAATTAATGCACCTAAGAAGTTAAAACTTTCAAAAGAGCGTTATGTGTACGATGGAAAAGCGAAAAAGCCTGCCATAAAAGTGACAGATAATAAAGGAAAAGTGATTTCAAGCGGTTCTTATAAGGTGTCATATCAGAACAATAAGAATACCGGAAAAGCGACTGTAACAGTTAAATTCCGTGGAAATTATACAGGAACACTGAAAAAGACGTTTGAGATCTGCCCGAAGGGAACATCCCTCACAGATGTAAAAGCCGCAAAAAAATCATTTACACTAAAATGGAAAAAACAGGCATCACAGACAAGCGGATATGAAATCGCATATGCAACGGATGCATCATTTTCCAAAAAGAACACAAAAACGACAGTAGTCAAAGGTAATAAGACTACATCGAAAGGAATAAAAGGTCTAAAGCCGGGGAAAAAGTATTATATAAAAATACGGACGTACAAAGAAATAAAATCAGGAACCAAAAAGGTAAAGATTTATTCAGACTGGTCAAATAAAAAATCAGTTAAAACAAAAAAATAG
- a CDS encoding GGDEF domain-containing response regulator — translation MEQQRETLLIVDDSRLQRAVLNEIFSSNFNILEVSSGEECLKMIEEKQDMIDLVLLDLVMSGMDGFDVLKHRQGMPEFKKIPVVVLTTTDTPEVQTKAFELGASDFISKPAEPAIARLRIGNILKTNRRLNNILQKREELRIRSEVDEMTHLLNKTTAEHTISHILLSSPEGLHALFAIDIDNFKAVNDICGHKMGDHTISVVAGILASHFSGSDIVGRIGGDEFVVFVRNITTKEAIYEKAQELLDAILDKEGLSIPENVTISIGIAFTDPYETSYTTLFQKADTALSNSKKSGKQCFSEYGVSSPVSDATLKNILLYTQSRNVASTLKFAHSYPDRLVKISSLAEIHYAVMDKNNHVPAVYIDVSESKDDGQKIWEELSHESLAQSVPIIAICQESNLTQVRNAILSNVISDLIFEPIDVESIKRRVKKYQTHDDIS, via the coding sequence ATGGAACAGCAAAGAGAAACTCTGTTGATTGTAGATGATTCACGCTTACAGCGTGCAGTTTTAAATGAAATATTTTCTTCAAACTTCAATATTCTTGAAGTATCCTCCGGCGAGGAATGTCTGAAAATGATCGAAGAAAAACAGGACATGATCGATCTTGTCCTTTTAGATCTGGTCATGTCCGGCATGGATGGTTTTGATGTTCTAAAACACAGACAGGGAATGCCGGAATTTAAGAAAATCCCGGTTGTAGTTCTCACAACCACCGATACCCCTGAAGTCCAGACAAAAGCATTCGAATTAGGTGCAAGCGACTTTATCAGTAAGCCTGCTGAACCCGCCATCGCACGCCTGCGTATTGGTAACATTTTGAAAACCAACCGCAGACTGAATAATATTTTACAAAAGCGGGAAGAATTACGGATCAGATCAGAAGTTGATGAGATGACACATCTTCTGAATAAAACCACAGCTGAGCACACAATTTCCCATATACTTTTATCAAGTCCCGAAGGTCTGCATGCATTATTCGCCATTGATATCGACAATTTCAAAGCCGTTAACGATATCTGTGGCCACAAAATGGGGGATCACACAATATCTGTGGTAGCCGGTATTCTTGCATCCCATTTTTCAGGTTCTGATATTGTTGGACGCATCGGCGGAGATGAATTTGTTGTTTTTGTGCGAAATATAACAACCAAAGAGGCAATCTACGAAAAAGCACAGGAGCTTTTAGATGCCATTTTAGACAAGGAAGGACTGTCAATCCCTGAAAATGTTACAATCAGCATCGGTATTGCTTTCACAGATCCATACGAAACGTCTTATACCACACTTTTTCAGAAAGCAGATACTGCACTCAGCAACTCAAAAAAATCCGGGAAACAATGTTTTTCCGAATATGGGGTTTCTTCGCCAGTATCCGATGCCACGCTGAAAAATATTTTATTATATACACAGTCCAGGAATGTCGCATCCACGTTGAAGTTCGCTCATTCTTATCCGGACAGGCTTGTAAAAATATCTTCCCTTGCTGAGATACATTATGCGGTTATGGATAAAAACAACCACGTTCCTGCCGTTTACATAGATGTATCCGAAAGCAAAGATGACGGTCAGAAAATATGGGAAGAATTAAGTCATGAATCCTTGGCACAGTCAGTTCCTATTATTGCCATTTGTCAGGAAAGTAACCTGACACAGGTTCGGAATGCCATATTATCCAATGTGATCAGCGATCTTATTTTTGAGCCGATTGATGTTGAAAGTATCAAAAGACGCGTCAAAAAATATCAGACACATGATGATATCTCATAA
- the epsC gene encoding serine O-acetyltransferase EpsC, with protein sequence MGIISHIKEEFTVIKERDPAIKSPMEVLLYPSFRVMLSYRRAHKLYLKGHFFWARYISQRAARKTGIEIHPGATIGKGFFIDHGSGVIIGETAIVGDNVTLYQGVTLGGTGKETGKRHPTIGDNVMISAGAKIIGSFTVGENSKIGAGSVVIEEVPPNCTVVGVPGRIVKRDNVKMPRSDMDQCHLPDPVKEDITVLQRENAELVNRVLDLEQAVRILSADAQKTK encoded by the coding sequence TTGGGAATCATCAGTCATATTAAGGAAGAATTTACAGTGATAAAGGAGCGGGACCCGGCGATCAAATCGCCGATGGAGGTATTGCTTTATCCGAGTTTCCGCGTTATGTTGAGCTACAGACGTGCGCATAAGCTGTATTTAAAAGGACATTTCTTCTGGGCGAGATATATTTCACAGCGGGCAGCGAGAAAAACAGGAATTGAGATACATCCGGGAGCAACGATCGGGAAAGGATTTTTTATTGATCACGGAAGTGGTGTGATCATTGGAGAGACGGCGATCGTTGGGGACAATGTTACTCTGTATCAGGGTGTGACACTAGGCGGTACTGGAAAAGAGACCGGAAAACGTCATCCGACGATCGGGGATAACGTTATGATCAGTGCGGGTGCAAAGATCATCGGTTCCTTCACCGTTGGAGAAAATTCCAAGATCGGAGCGGGAAGTGTGGTCATAGAGGAAGTACCGCCAAACTGTACCGTAGTTGGTGTTCCGGGAAGAATCGTAAAACGTGACAATGTGAAGATGCCGCGCAGTGATATGGATCAATGCCATCTGCCGGATCCGGTCAAAGAGGATATTACCGTACTGCAGAGGGAAAATGCAGAACTGGTCAACCGTGTGCTTGATTTAGAGCAGGCAGTCCGGATTTTAAGTGCTGATGCACAAAAAACAAAATAA
- the cysS gene encoding cysteine--tRNA ligase, giving the protein MENKFQFYNTLTRKVETVIPHEDGKIGMYTCGPTVYHFAHIGNLRSYIMEDVLEKSLRYVGYDVKRVMNITDVGHLSSDADTGEDKMLKGAKREHKTVMEIAKYYTDAFFSDCKKLNIKTPDVVEPATNCIPEFIHMIEVLLEKGYAYVAGGNVYFDTSKLDDYYVFSSQSEKELLVGVRDDVEEDVNKKNKNDFVLWFTKSKFEDQALKWDSPWGVGYPGWHIECSCISMKHLGEYVDIHCGGVDNIFPHHTNEIAQSESYLGHTWCKYWFHVQHLNDKSGKMSKSKGDFLTVSLLQEKGYDPIVYRMFCLQSHYRKPLEFSYEVLDNMAAAYKKLTKRIAELKDEGAVQQDKFDAYKAKFENAISNDLNTSMAITIIYDLLKDDMNDKTKLALINDFDKVLSLNLTTAQTDAKEEIDAELENYVLAKIEERKEAKKAKDFAKADAIRDELLEKGIVLKDTREGVIWHKA; this is encoded by the coding sequence ATGGAAAATAAATTTCAATTTTACAACACACTGACAAGAAAAGTAGAAACGGTAATCCCGCATGAGGATGGAAAGATCGGCATGTATACCTGTGGACCGACCGTATACCATTTTGCACATATCGGCAACCTCAGAAGTTACATCATGGAGGATGTATTGGAAAAATCACTCCGTTATGTCGGCTATGATGTCAAGCGCGTCATGAATATCACGGATGTCGGACATTTATCTTCTGATGCAGATACCGGCGAAGATAAGATGTTAAAAGGTGCAAAAAGAGAGCACAAGACAGTCATGGAGATCGCAAAATATTATACGGACGCTTTCTTTAGTGACTGCAAAAAATTAAACATCAAGACACCGGATGTTGTGGAGCCGGCAACGAACTGTATTCCGGAGTTCATCCATATGATCGAGGTGCTGCTTGAGAAAGGCTATGCCTATGTAGCAGGCGGAAATGTTTATTTTGACACTTCAAAATTAGACGATTATTATGTATTTTCTTCCCAGAGTGAGAAAGAACTGTTAGTCGGTGTCCGCGATGATGTGGAAGAAGATGTGAATAAGAAAAATAAAAATGATTTTGTACTCTGGTTTACAAAATCAAAATTCGAGGATCAGGCACTCAAATGGGATAGTCCATGGGGTGTTGGATATCCGGGATGGCATATTGAATGTTCCTGTATCAGCATGAAACATCTGGGCGAGTATGTAGATATCCACTGCGGAGGTGTAGACAATATTTTCCCGCACCATACCAATGAGATCGCGCAGTCCGAGAGTTACCTTGGCCATACATGGTGTAAATACTGGTTCCATGTACAGCATTTGAATGATAAATCCGGAAAAATGAGTAAGTCCAAAGGGGATTTTCTTACGGTATCCTTGCTGCAGGAAAAAGGTTATGATCCGATCGTATACCGTATGTTCTGTTTACAGTCCCACTACAGAAAACCGTTAGAGTTTTCTTATGAAGTGTTAGACAACATGGCTGCAGCTTATAAAAAACTGACCAAACGAATCGCAGAATTAAAGGATGAGGGAGCGGTACAGCAGGATAAATTTGATGCTTATAAGGCAAAATTTGAGAATGCGATCAGCAATGATTTGAATACATCAATGGCGATCACGATCATTTACGATCTGCTCAAAGATGATATGAATGATAAAACAAAACTTGCGTTGATCAATGATTTTGACAAAGTATTATCCTTAAATCTGACAACGGCACAGACAGATGCAAAAGAGGAGATCGATGCAGAGTTAGAAAACTATGTACTTGCAAAGATTGAGGAACGTAAGGAAGCAAAGAAAGCAAAAGATTTTGCAAAAGCAGATGCGATCCGCGATGAACTGCTTGAAAAGGGCATTGTACTGAAAGATACCAGAGAAGGTGTGATCTGGCACAAAGCGTGA
- a CDS encoding Mini-ribonuclease 3 translates to MQKGIDSYIKEQFGISEVDIRTYSPLTLAYIGDGIFDLVIRSVVVGKGNTRAGELHKRTSQIVKAHTQAEMIEKLLPVLTEEETEVYRRGRNAKSPTMAKNATMSDYRKATGFEALMGYLYLKDEFERLVELVKIGVDELALKM, encoded by the coding sequence ATGCAGAAAGGAATAGATTCCTATATTAAAGAACAGTTTGGGATCAGTGAAGTAGATATCCGGACATATTCACCTCTTACGTTAGCATATATCGGAGATGGGATATTTGACCTGGTGATCCGTTCGGTTGTTGTCGGAAAAGGAAACACGAGAGCAGGAGAGCTTCATAAGAGGACAAGCCAGATTGTAAAAGCGCACACACAGGCGGAGATGATCGAGAAATTACTTCCGGTTCTGACGGAGGAAGAAACGGAAGTGTACCGCCGCGGAAGAAATGCAAAATCGCCGACAATGGCAAAAAATGCGACAATGTCAGACTACCGGAAAGCAACCGGATTTGAGGCACTGATGGGATATCTGTATTTAAAAGATGAGTTTGAACGTCTGGTGGAACTGGTAAAGATAGGTGTGGACGAACTTGCACTGAAAATGTAA